The Deltaproteobacteria bacterium nucleotide sequence ACCCATATTCCGTATGCCATGTCTCCTGAAACTATCGGGCTTTCCGAAATAAGGTTGTTTTCGACCAAGGCCGTTCCACCGACTGAAGCCAGCGAAACGCCGGTGGCATTGTCGTGAATGTTGTTCCGTAAAATCGCAAGGTCAACGAAGTTTCCGGTGTTTATTCCTGCCTGGACATTGCCGAAAATTTCGTTTTCAAACACCATGGTGCCGGTGCCGGTAGTGGAGATGGAAACACCATATCCCTGCAAATAATCGGGGTTACCGGAATAATGGATTTCGTTGCCGTATATCCAGGTGTCGCTGGCGTTTCCCTCGATCAGGACGCCGGTTCCCGGCACTTCCTGCTGGCCGTTGTCCCTTATGGAGCCAAGGTTGCCGTGAACCCTGTTTCCGGTTCCTCCTGATATGCGGATGCCCACGTATCTGTTTTCTAAAATGTCGCAGCCGTCCCGCACCTCGCAGAAACTGGAGTTGTTTATGACAACGCCCGTGGTTCCGCCGAAAACGGTGCAGCCTTCCAGTACGCCGCCTGTCACGCTTTCAAAAACTATTACGCCGGGCGACGACGGGTCGCCGAAGCCGGTAAAGGCGATATCCCGGATTGTGACCCCGTCGGCCTGAACACTGAAGGCCGTGTTCCAGATCATGTAGTCGCCAGGACCCTGGACAAGGGTGTCTGCAGGGCCTTGGCCCATTATCACTAGCCCGGGCCGGGTTATGTTGACATTGCCCATCTGCCCTGGAGCCGCCGTGTGCGTGCCCGCCTTGAGCACCAGGGTGTAATCGCCCGCGTTGGCCGCGTTTATCTCGGCCACGGCGTAGTTGATGTACTTCCAGGGGTCCAGATCGGTGCCGTTTCCGGGGCCGGGAACCGTGGGATCAACATAGAAGGTCCCCGAATCCAGCGGGCGATAGGTCACCTCCGCCGAATCGCCGGTGGTGTTGAAATGGCCCACCAAATCCTCTGCCGCAGACGCCCCCACCGAGACCTGGACAAGGGTCGGCGACGAATCTGGCGTTATCATCATGTAAAAATTCTGGCCATCCCAGCCGTTGAGCGTTCCCTTGGTTCCGTTTACGACCGTGATGTCGGTTTCATCGAAGCCGATGACCTCCTCGCTCCATACGAAATCGAACCGTATCGGGGAAACGCCGGTTGCGATGTCTTTGGGCAGGACCGTGACCGTGGGGTCCGTGAGGTCGTAATTGAGAACTATCTCGTTCTGAGAGGTCTGGCCGCCCGCCTGGTGGGCGGTCACCGTGAAGGTGCTTTCTCCGGGGTTCAGAACAAGGCCGCCCGAATACAACCAATCGCCTTCAATGATCAGGGCGGTTCCCGAACCCGTGGTTGCCCCGGTCAACTCCCAGGTCACTGACAGGATGAGAAGCTCCGATGCGCCAGGTGTCACGGTGCCGGACACGACGGCCACGTTGGGATCAAGGGTGTTGAAGCGGCCTGAACTTGCTGGCACGGTCACGTCTATGACGGGCGGGGGCTGGTACTCGAAGGCCCCTATATCGACCGTTACGTTTACCAACCGAAGATAACCACGCTGATCGGTGGCCGTTATACCGGAATTGTCGCCCGAATCCAGAACCGGCGAGTATTTTCCCGGGGCGCAGGTCATGGTGGGGCCGCCATTGTCGGCAAGGGCATCCAGAACTGGAGCCTGGCTCCGGTCGGTGCCTGTCCAGCCCGTAGACCCCGTGGGATCCTCAATAATATTGTAACCCTGGCTCACGAAGGGGCCGTAAACGTCCGGGCTGCCTGTTGAGGACGAATTGGCCCCGATCACGGTGTTTTTTATGTTGGTGGTAAAGCCTGCGAACTCAAAGGCTCCGCCGCCCTTTGCCTTACCGGCGGCCCCATCAAGAAGTCCGTCGGCGTTCTGCCCGGCAAGGACGCTGTTGGCCGTTATGGTGCAGTTCAAGAGGCTGGTGGTTGCACCGAAGTAGGTCAGGATGGCGCCGCCAAGGCCCGCGCCGCCGCCGGAACCCACGCCTGCCCCGGCGTTTCCGCCGTGGCCGTCAGGGCCGCCGTTGCCGGGAACCGTCCCTTCTCCGCCGCCGCCGCCAAGGCCGCCGTTTCCACCCGCTCCGCCCGAACCGCCGCCGCCGCCTGCGCCTATGCCGCCAGTGCCGCCACCGCCGTAACCCGCGCCGCCCTGTCCGACCGCGCCGTTAGCGCCGGGGGTGGTGGAGACGCCGCCGCCAGGACCGTCGGCCACACCCATTGCACCGTAGGCAAGGTTGCCCACAAAGGTGCAATTTTTGAACGATATCGTGCTGTTTTCGTTGAAAACCGCGCCGCCGAGGCCTCCGCCGGAGCCGCCGGGGTTGATGCCCGTGCCGCCCATCCCGCCTTCCGCCACGTTATTGTAAAAAAGGCATTCGTTTACGTTTACCGTTGAATTGAGCCCCGCGAAAAGCGCGCCGCCAAGGCCCGCACCGCCGCCGCCGCCGCCGCCGTCGCCCGAATTGTTGCCGCCGTTGCCGCCCCTGGCCACGTTGTTGGTAAAGGCTATGCGGAAGAAATTGACCGTACCCGAAAGGTCGGAATTAACGTAAACCGCGCCGCCGAAGCCCGGATTACCGCCCTGCGCCGGTGTTCCGTCCGCCCCGTTCGCGCCAAGGCTTTTGCCGTTATCGAGGGTTACGTCGGAAATCGTTAACGAGTACGTGGCGACACCGCTGATCATGAAAATGCGGCTGTTATTGTTGCCCGAAATGGTGAGCTGCTTGGCCCCTGGGCCCTGTATGATGAGGCTCTTGTCGGCGATGGATATTACGCCGGAGGTGAGGGTTATGACCCCGGTCCTGCCAGTGAGATCGATGGTGTCGCCCGTGTTGGCGCTTGCGATGACGTTTCGCAGAGACCCCACGCCCGAATCGTCGTTGTTCAGAACCGGGCGGTTAATGGCGTGAGCCGTTGAGCATAGGGCCAGCATCAGAAACGCCGCCAGAACAAGCCAGCCCGTGAGCAGGGCAAGGGAAACGGCCCTTCGGGAAGAAGGCAGGCAAAGGGAAGCGGCGTTGACCGGGAGTCGATGGGTGGCCCGGATGGTCATGGCGTCCTCCAAACACAATAAGGGGCTTATCACGGTCCAGACTCGCAAGGCTCAATACACAAGCCTGCCGCAAGACCGCGAAAGGGATGATTCTTTTCCAATTATTGAATTATAGCTAAAAAGGAAGGAAAAGTACAACAGGAATGGTTATGAAAAGAATCACAGGATTTATGATAATTCTATCAGGAACGCGGCGGGATCGAAGGCCCCTGCCAGCCGCAGCCGGGCTCACTTTTTCGTTGTAATGGTCCCGTCGGGCTGGATCACAAGGCCGGAGCCCGGAAAGTCAGAAGCGGAAAGTTCCCTTATGATGGCGGCTCCGGCGTTTTCCGGATCCATGCGGGCAAGCCCCCGGTCCACCTGTTTCACCGAAACCAGCTGCCCCGAAACAAAGGCCCCGGTTTTCGGATCAAGCCCGGCCTTGAGGACAACAGTAATGCCGTTGACACCCTTTATGTTGAACCATCCGTAGGTGAGAAAGTTGCCCAGGCTGTAAGCGATGAGCCGGTCCTTGTACAGTTCCACGGCCCTTAAAACGTGGGGGCCGTGGCCCACCACCAGGTCCGCCCCGGCGTCTATCACGGCGTGGGCGAAGGCGTGGACGTCCCCCCTCTCCTCCTCCAGGAAGATTTCCGGCTTTTTCGGCACGCGCCGGGCGCTTCTACCCTCTGCCCCGCCATGAAAGGACACGATCACGATATCGTTTTCCCTGGCAAGGCCCGAAACCACCTTTTTCGCCTTCGGGATGTCCGTCACGGAATGGAAATAGCGCGATTCCATTGTGGATGGGGTTGGATAGGCGAAGCCAACCAGGGCGATGCGTTTTCCCTTGACGATTCTTGTGGCGGTATCGCGCCCGCCTACCGGGGATATGCCTGCGGCCCTGAGGCTTGCCAGGGTGGAGGCCATGCCTTCGGGTCCGAAGTCGTAGGAGTGGTTGTTTATGATCCCCAGGGCTGTGAACCCCGCCCCGGCAAGATGGGCGGCGTAGCGTGTAGGCATCCTGAAGGCGTAGCAGTTCGTCCTGCCCTCGCACTTGGCCGAAATCCCTCCGTCGATCATGGGGCCTTCCAGGTTGCCGAAGACGATGTCGCTGTCGGACCATGCGCCCTTCACCGCGTCGAAAAGCCCCCTGCCGTCGTCAGGCGGCAGAAAGGGTTCGGGAAAGGTGTTTCCGGTCATGATGTCGCCCACCGCCGCGACCTGGAGAATCTCGCCGCACCGGCAATCCCCGGCTTCCAGGATAAAGACCGCCAGGACGATCAGTGGCAGCCGTGCGAGTTTATTCCACGCGATGCCCATTTTCATTTATCGGCCTTCCCTCAGCCCGGGTGAAATAATTTGATTTTGACTTGATTTTTTTCGATTAGCCCGTTAGTTCTGAATGATTTTGACACGAAGCGACGTACCCGGAACTTTTGGTCACTTAAAAAAGGAAACCCTCATGACGGAAAAACTTCGCAATATCGGACTCATCGCCCACGGCGGCGCGGGCAAGACCACCCTCGCCGACGCCATCCTTTACGCCGCAGGCGCCGTCACCCGGCAGGGCCGCGTGGAGGAAGGCAACACCACCATGGACTTCGAGCCTGAGGAGGTGAAACGCCAGACCAGCATAAACACGGGCTTTTTCCAGTTCTCCTGGAAGAAGAACACGATCTATATCATGGATACGCCGGGCGATCAAAACTTCTTCAACGAAACCCGCTATGCCCTAAGGGGCGCGGACTCCGCAATAGTGGTGGTGGACGCTGTGGACGGCGTGAAGGTCCAGACCGAGCAGGCGTGGGAAGTGGCTGAAGAGCTTTCCATGCCGCTGGCCATCATCATCAACAAGCTGGACCGCGAAAATGCCGATTTTGGCCGCGCCATGGCCGACGTGAACGAGAGCCTCACCTCGCCCAAGCCCATCATCCTCCAGCTTCCCATCGGCAAGGAGGCCGGCTTCAATGGCGTGGTGGACTTAATGGCCATGAAGGCCTACGTTTACGACGAGAGCGGCAAGGTGAAGGAGCAGGCCATTCCCGATGACATGACGGATGCCGCCGAAACCGAGCGCGAAGCCCTGATCGAAAACGTGGCCGAGGCCGACGACGCCCTTCTGGAGCGTTACCTGGAAGGCGATGCGCCCACCGACGAGGAATTGAGAATGGCTCTTCGCAAGGGAGTCCTGGAGCGCAAGTTCGTGCCGGTCCTCTGCGGCTGCGCGGTGAAAAACATAGGCATGGACCG carries:
- a CDS encoding CapA family protein — encoded protein: MKMGIAWNKLARLPLIVLAVFILEAGDCRCGEILQVAAVGDIMTGNTFPEPFLPPDDGRGLFDAVKGAWSDSDIVFGNLEGPMIDGGISAKCEGRTNCYAFRMPTRYAAHLAGAGFTALGIINNHSYDFGPEGMASTLASLRAAGISPVGGRDTATRIVKGKRIALVGFAYPTPSTMESRYFHSVTDIPKAKKVVSGLARENDIVIVSFHGGAEGRSARRVPKKPEIFLEEERGDVHAFAHAVIDAGADLVVGHGPHVLRAVELYKDRLIAYSLGNFLTYGWFNIKGVNGITVVLKAGLDPKTGAFVSGQLVSVKQVDRGLARMDPENAGAAIIRELSASDFPGSGLVIQPDGTITTKK